One Paracidovorax avenae ATCC 19860 genomic region harbors:
- the urtE gene encoding urea ABC transporter ATP-binding subunit UrtE has product MLELKNVHSYYGRSHALHGIDLRVPAGQVTAVLGRNGMGKTTLLRTLVGSLVHSTGAILLDGADIAAQPTHLRARAGIAYVPQGREIIPDFTVRQNILMGAFARQGPREVPPLALELFPYLAANLDRPGGVLSGGQQQQLAIARALAAAPKVMLLDEPNEGIQPSVVQEIEAAIVRLNAELGMTMVLVEQNIGFARRVASSFAMLEKGAIAVAGPIAGLTDAVVDRYMTI; this is encoded by the coding sequence ATGCTAGAACTGAAGAACGTCCACAGCTACTACGGGCGCAGCCATGCGCTGCACGGTATCGACCTGCGGGTGCCGGCCGGCCAGGTCACGGCCGTGCTCGGGCGCAACGGCATGGGCAAGACCACGCTGCTGCGCACCCTGGTCGGCAGCCTGGTGCACAGCACGGGTGCCATCCTGCTGGACGGCGCCGACATCGCCGCGCAGCCCACGCACCTGCGTGCACGTGCCGGCATCGCCTATGTGCCGCAGGGCCGCGAGATCATTCCCGATTTCACAGTGCGGCAGAACATCCTGATGGGTGCCTTCGCCCGCCAGGGGCCGCGCGAGGTGCCGCCGCTGGCGCTGGAGCTGTTTCCCTACCTGGCCGCGAACCTCGACCGTCCCGGCGGCGTGCTGTCCGGCGGCCAGCAGCAGCAGCTGGCGATCGCCCGGGCGCTGGCCGCTGCGCCCAAGGTGATGCTGCTGGACGAGCCCAACGAAGGCATCCAGCCCTCGGTCGTGCAGGAGATCGAAGCCGCCATCGTGCGCCTGAATGCCGAGCTGGGCATGACCATGGTGCTGGTGGAACAGAACATCGGCTTCGCCCGCCGCGTGGCCAGCAGCTTCGCCATGCTGGAGAAGGGCGCGATCGCGGTCGCCGGCCCCATCGCCGGCCTGACCGATGCGGTGGTCGATCGCTACATGACCATCTGA
- a CDS encoding sterol desaturase family protein, with translation MELLYTILKFAVLTVLVASAAEAAVLSLRAAGPRYDWRASGVSLIDFLVREYPLRWLLPLAFWSQAMDWLYQHRLWTLPMDHWTGWAACFIAQEFCYYWYHRAAHRVRWFWCTHAIHHSPNDLNLSAAYRFGWTGKLTGTLLFFMAAPLLGMPPKVILVMLSLNLLYQFWIHATWIPRLGPLEWILNTPSAHRVHHASNLEYLDGNYGGVLIVFDRLFGTYIAERPDLPCRYGLVRPVTGYNLLKIEFDQWRSLWRDLRGARSVPEALGYLFQPPGWRPCGAGETTEDLRRAALNAPAGPAAGSPGKSRSSPGSTAPPR, from the coding sequence ATGGAGCTCCTGTACACGATCCTGAAGTTCGCGGTACTGACCGTGCTGGTCGCCTCCGCCGCGGAGGCCGCCGTGCTGTCGCTGCGCGCGGCGGGGCCCCGGTACGACTGGCGTGCGAGCGGGGTGTCGCTCATCGACTTCCTGGTGCGGGAGTACCCCCTGCGCTGGCTGCTGCCGCTCGCGTTCTGGAGCCAGGCGATGGACTGGCTCTACCAGCACCGGCTCTGGACGCTGCCCATGGACCACTGGACCGGCTGGGCCGCCTGCTTCATCGCCCAGGAGTTCTGCTACTACTGGTACCACCGCGCCGCGCACCGCGTGCGCTGGTTCTGGTGCACCCACGCGATCCACCATTCGCCGAACGACCTGAACCTGTCGGCCGCCTACCGCTTCGGCTGGACGGGCAAGCTCACCGGCACGCTGCTGTTCTTCATGGCCGCGCCCCTGCTCGGCATGCCGCCGAAGGTGATCCTGGTCATGCTGTCGCTGAACCTGCTCTACCAGTTCTGGATCCACGCGACCTGGATCCCCCGGCTGGGCCCGCTCGAATGGATCCTGAACACGCCCTCGGCGCACCGCGTGCACCATGCGTCCAATCTCGAATACCTGGACGGCAACTACGGAGGCGTGCTGATCGTCTTCGACCGGCTGTTCGGCACCTACATCGCCGAGCGCCCCGACCTGCCGTGCCGCTACGGCCTCGTCCGGCCGGTCACGGGCTACAACCTGCTGAAGATCGAGTTCGACCAGTGGCGCAGCCTGTGGCGCGACCTGCGCGGCGCGCGCTCGGTGCCCGAGGCGCTGGGCTACCTGTTCCAGCCCCCGGGCTGGCGCCCCTGCGGCGCAGGGGAAACCACCGAGGACCTGCGCCGTGCCGCGCTCAATGCACCGGCCGGCCCAGCCGCCGGCTCGCCCGGGAAATCGCGTAGTTCACCAGGCAGTACAGCGCCGCCACGATGA
- a CDS encoding glutamate ABC transporter substrate-binding protein, producing MSIKSLLKSSVAALAIAGGGAASAQGTPIDAAAFDALVAQGPVASAETIAASPWASKIKQAGTLRLGGTQTSNLFSLLNEKDGRMRGFDAGIAQLLTRYILGDASKVQFTQVTSSTREQVLVNGQVDTVIATYSITPARAEKISFAGPYYTSQAGVLVKANNQAIQSYNDLGGKKVATQAGSTGPAILAQFAPKSTVQEFQTHQEALDSLRQGRVAAYVTDYTLLLNTLSLGTGDAKLAGAPFGAQDPYGIGLPKGSDGVAFVNAFLKKIEADGTWAKLWTIAIGQRTGSTAVPTPPALP from the coding sequence ATGTCGATCAAATCCCTCCTGAAATCCTCCGTCGCGGCGCTGGCGATCGCCGGCGGCGGCGCGGCATCCGCCCAGGGCACGCCCATCGATGCCGCGGCGTTCGACGCGCTGGTGGCGCAGGGCCCCGTCGCCAGCGCCGAAACCATCGCCGCGAGCCCCTGGGCCAGCAAGATCAAGCAGGCCGGCACGCTGCGCCTGGGCGGCACCCAGACCTCGAACCTGTTCTCGCTGCTGAACGAGAAGGACGGCAGGATGCGCGGTTTCGACGCCGGCATCGCCCAGCTCCTCACGCGCTACATCCTGGGCGACGCCTCCAAGGTCCAGTTCACGCAGGTGACCTCGTCCACGCGCGAGCAGGTGCTCGTCAACGGCCAGGTGGACACGGTCATCGCGACCTATTCCATCACCCCCGCCCGCGCCGAGAAGATCTCGTTCGCGGGCCCGTACTACACCTCGCAGGCCGGGGTGCTGGTGAAGGCGAACAACCAGGCCATCCAGTCCTACAACGACCTGGGCGGCAAGAAGGTCGCCACGCAGGCGGGCTCCACGGGGCCGGCCATCCTCGCGCAGTTCGCGCCCAAGAGCACCGTGCAGGAGTTCCAGACGCACCAGGAGGCGCTGGATTCGCTGCGCCAGGGCCGCGTGGCCGCCTACGTGACCGACTACACGCTGCTGCTCAACACCCTGAGCCTGGGCACCGGCGACGCGAAGCTCGCGGGCGCCCCGTTCGGCGCGCAGGACCCGTACGGCATCGGCCTGCCCAAGGGCTCGGACGGCGTGGCCTTCGTGAACGCGTTCCTGAAGAAGATCGAGGCCGACGGCACCTGGGCCAAGCTCTGGACGATCGCCATCGGCCAGCGCACGGGCAGCACGGCCGTCCCCACGCCGCCTGCGCTGCCCTGA
- a CDS encoding M16 family metallopeptidase codes for MAHPPSPTSLLHTLPNGVRLLALPMPHVQSASVGVFLRVGSRDETPDTNGISHVLEHMAFKGTATRSVQAINLDAERLGADVNAYTGKDSTGYFMTGLGQHALQLLGMTADIVLHSTFPEAELQRELEVIRQEAIEYDEDPEDSSSDLLDRALWGDDPMGMPVIGTVENIEGFTRDDLVRHVQRHYVAGKTIVAAAGNFDVDAWMRRAEELFSAMPASLSASGAQAADGAGVQPPTPAPHVGQAVARRFTQVSQVFLNIAYPLPGPFGPEWQGAGTVQAMLPPRWRLAAALAANLFGGGMSSPLVDTVRERLGLAYNADATIDSGDAWLNFLVHAVTTPDKVEELVRATGELLHAQAAAIDPVHLERAKNQLTVSRVRASERPFATMERAVEEVFAHGTVTPLADTIALIGDIRADEVQQVFAHMLAHPPALSITGKGVNAKSARLLAASLAARGRQAA; via the coding sequence ATGGCCCATCCCCCCTCTCCCACTTCCCTCCTCCACACCCTCCCCAACGGCGTCCGCCTCCTCGCCCTCCCCATGCCCCACGTGCAGAGTGCCAGCGTCGGCGTGTTCCTGCGCGTGGGCTCGCGCGACGAGACGCCGGACACCAACGGCATCAGCCACGTGCTGGAGCACATGGCCTTCAAGGGCACGGCCACGCGCTCGGTGCAGGCGATCAACCTCGATGCGGAGCGGCTGGGCGCGGACGTGAATGCCTACACGGGCAAGGACAGCACGGGCTACTTCATGACCGGGCTGGGCCAGCATGCGCTGCAGCTGCTCGGCATGACGGCGGACATCGTGCTGCACAGCACCTTCCCCGAGGCCGAGCTGCAGCGCGAGCTGGAGGTGATCCGGCAGGAGGCGATCGAGTACGACGAGGACCCGGAGGACAGCTCCAGCGACCTGCTGGACCGTGCACTGTGGGGCGACGATCCCATGGGCATGCCGGTGATCGGCACGGTGGAGAACATCGAGGGCTTCACGCGCGACGACCTGGTTCGCCATGTGCAGCGGCACTACGTGGCCGGCAAGACCATCGTCGCGGCTGCGGGGAATTTCGACGTCGATGCATGGATGCGGCGAGCGGAGGAATTGTTCTCTGCCATGCCCGCGTCTTTGTCCGCATCGGGGGCACAGGCCGCCGATGGCGCCGGGGTGCAGCCGCCCACGCCCGCCCCGCACGTCGGTCAGGCCGTGGCGCGGCGCTTCACGCAGGTGTCGCAGGTGTTCCTGAACATCGCCTATCCGCTGCCCGGTCCTTTTGGGCCGGAATGGCAGGGTGCCGGCACGGTGCAGGCCATGCTGCCCCCACGCTGGCGCCTGGCCGCAGCGCTGGCCGCCAACCTGTTCGGCGGCGGCATGTCCTCGCCGCTGGTGGACACGGTGCGCGAGCGGCTGGGCCTGGCCTACAACGCCGACGCCACGATCGACAGTGGCGACGCGTGGCTCAACTTCTTGGTGCATGCGGTGACCACGCCGGACAAGGTCGAAGAGTTGGTGCGTGCCACGGGCGAATTGCTGCATGCGCAGGCAGCCGCCATCGATCCGGTGCACCTGGAGCGCGCGAAGAACCAGCTCACGGTCTCGCGCGTGCGCGCCAGCGAGCGGCCCTTCGCGACGATGGAGCGGGCCGTGGAGGAGGTGTTCGCGCACGGCACCGTGACGCCGCTGGCCGACACGATCGCGCTGATCGGCGACATCCGCGCAGACGAAGTGCAGCAGGTGTTCGCGCACATGCTCGCCCATCCGCCGGCGCTGTCGATCACCGGCAAGGGCGTGAACGCGAAGTCCGCGCGGCTGCTGGCGGCATCGCTGGCAGCGAGGGGCCGCCAGGCCGCCTGA
- a CDS encoding nitrilase-related carbon-nitrogen hydrolase: MVPSPFTAAAVQFEPVLNAKERNVQALLALVDEAAAAGARLVVTPEMGTTGYCWHDRDEVAPVVEPIPGPTTERFAALASARDCHIVVGMPEVDPSTNLYYNSAVLIGPGGVVGVHRKSHSYISEPKWAAPGDLGHAVFETPLGRIALLVCMDIHFIETARLEALGGADVICHISNWLAERTPAPYWITRAAENGCYLVEANRWGLERTVQFSGGSCVIAPDGEILAVVDDGDGICYAQIDPARSRAREFLGEPVMAQRRPEHYPALMTNTFLWNPSDFFRLYGHRPLPPGRRSVVSVAQFAPQPEAGDNLAAIAHWADEARRRDGAELVVFPERALTGLHDPVRSAVPAGGDAVDAVVHIAMRLGLYLVVGFAERDGDSLYNSAVLAGPEGRIGIYRQLHLAQQDRAWATPGERWAVHDTPLGRLGLLIGHDASFPEAGRVLALEGCDIIACPAAQSERFTGAHAGSAVRQNYPIPTGSDPLHWHLYRARAGENNVYLAFANTPEGGRSGVFGPDSFEFPRQEKLVWEEEGIASLATDTRAAEGSRYPTSVVRRKDLVLMRLPHHYKPLIATGG; encoded by the coding sequence ATGGTCCCTTCACCCTTTACCGCTGCCGCCGTCCAGTTCGAACCGGTCCTGAATGCCAAGGAACGCAATGTGCAGGCCCTGCTCGCCCTGGTGGACGAAGCCGCCGCGGCCGGCGCGCGCCTGGTCGTCACGCCCGAGATGGGCACCACCGGCTACTGCTGGCACGACCGCGACGAGGTCGCGCCGGTGGTCGAGCCGATCCCCGGCCCCACGACGGAACGCTTCGCCGCGCTGGCAAGCGCGCGCGATTGCCACATCGTCGTCGGCATGCCCGAGGTGGATCCGTCCACCAACCTCTACTACAACAGCGCGGTGCTGATCGGCCCCGGCGGCGTGGTCGGCGTGCACCGCAAGAGCCACTCGTACATCTCCGAGCCGAAATGGGCAGCGCCCGGCGACCTGGGCCACGCGGTGTTCGAGACGCCGCTGGGCCGCATCGCCCTGCTGGTCTGCATGGACATCCATTTCATCGAGACCGCGCGGCTGGAAGCGCTGGGCGGCGCCGACGTGATCTGCCACATCAGCAACTGGCTGGCCGAGCGCACGCCGGCGCCCTACTGGATCACCCGCGCAGCCGAGAACGGCTGCTACCTGGTCGAGGCCAATCGCTGGGGACTGGAGCGCACCGTGCAGTTCAGCGGCGGCAGCTGCGTGATCGCGCCCGACGGCGAGATCCTGGCCGTGGTCGATGACGGCGACGGCATCTGCTATGCGCAGATCGACCCGGCCCGCAGCCGCGCCCGCGAGTTCCTGGGCGAGCCGGTGATGGCGCAGCGCCGGCCGGAGCACTACCCCGCGCTGATGACCAACACCTTCCTGTGGAACCCGTCGGATTTCTTCCGCCTCTATGGGCACCGCCCGCTGCCGCCGGGCCGGCGGTCGGTGGTCTCGGTGGCCCAGTTCGCGCCGCAGCCGGAGGCCGGCGACAACCTGGCCGCCATCGCGCACTGGGCCGATGAGGCCCGGCGGCGCGACGGGGCGGAACTGGTCGTGTTCCCCGAGCGGGCCCTCACGGGGCTGCACGACCCCGTCCGGAGCGCCGTGCCGGCGGGCGGCGACGCGGTGGATGCGGTCGTGCACATCGCGATGCGGCTCGGCCTCTACCTGGTGGTGGGCTTTGCCGAACGCGATGGCGACAGCCTCTACAACAGCGCGGTGCTGGCCGGGCCCGAAGGGCGCATCGGCATCTATCGCCAGCTGCACCTGGCGCAGCAGGACCGCGCCTGGGCCACGCCCGGCGAGCGCTGGGCGGTGCACGACACGCCGCTGGGCCGCCTGGGCCTGCTCATCGGCCACGACGCCAGCTTTCCGGAGGCGGGCCGCGTGCTGGCGCTCGAGGGGTGCGACATCATCGCCTGCCCCGCGGCGCAGAGCGAGCGATTCACCGGTGCGCATGCGGGCTCCGCCGTGCGGCAGAACTACCCGATCCCCACGGGCAGCGATCCGCTGCACTGGCACCTCTACCGGGCACGCGCCGGCGAGAACAACGTCTATCTGGCATTCGCCAATACGCCCGAGGGAGGGCGCAGCGGCGTCTTCGGCCCGGACAGCTTCGAGTTTCCGCGGCAGGAAAAGCTGGTGTGGGAGGAGGAAGGCATCGCCAGCCTGGCCACCGACACCCGCGCTGCCGAGGGCAGCCGCTACCCCACCAGCGTCGTCCGCCGCAAGGACCTGGTGCTGATGCGCCTGCCGCACCATTACAAGCCGCTCATCGCTACCGGCGGATAG
- a CDS encoding amino acid ABC transporter permease: protein MNRSLEDILFGAPNPRTRTVTRVASAVAVGLLLLLAAGIAFRFHAAGQLDARYWKFFAWPTTWAFLAKGLLGTLASAAMAAVIALSLGLVLLAGRLARYRLVRWPAVAAIEFLRGTPTLLLIYVCFLVLPSAGIKLGTYWMLTLPIGLSTAAVVAEVYRSGVLAVPRGQADAARSLGMKETQVFFAIVFPQALRYIVPALVAQLVIVVKDTTFGYVVTYGELMQNARVLIANYHSLVPVYLIVAALYCLVNYAISRASRRLGRPVH, encoded by the coding sequence ATGAACCGGTCCCTCGAAGACATCCTGTTCGGCGCGCCGAACCCCCGCACCCGCACCGTCACCCGGGTGGCGAGCGCGGTCGCGGTGGGCCTGCTGCTGCTGCTCGCGGCCGGCATCGCGTTCCGCTTCCATGCCGCCGGGCAGCTCGATGCCCGCTACTGGAAATTCTTCGCCTGGCCGACGACCTGGGCCTTCCTGGCCAAGGGCCTGCTCGGCACGCTGGCCTCGGCGGCGATGGCCGCGGTGATCGCGCTCTCCCTCGGGCTGGTGCTGCTGGCGGGGCGCCTGGCGCGGTACCGGCTCGTGCGCTGGCCGGCCGTCGCGGCCATCGAGTTCCTGCGGGGCACGCCGACGCTGCTGCTCATCTACGTGTGCTTCCTGGTGCTGCCGTCGGCCGGCATCAAGCTCGGCACCTACTGGATGCTGACCCTGCCCATCGGACTCAGCACGGCCGCCGTGGTGGCCGAGGTCTATCGCTCGGGCGTGCTCGCCGTGCCGCGCGGCCAGGCCGATGCCGCGCGCAGCCTGGGCATGAAAGAGACCCAGGTGTTCTTTGCCATCGTGTTTCCGCAGGCGCTGCGCTACATCGTGCCGGCCCTGGTCGCGCAACTGGTGATCGTGGTGAAGGACACGACCTTCGGCTATGTCGTCACCTATGGCGAGCTGATGCAGAACGCGCGGGTGCTCATCGCCAACTACCACTCGCTGGTGCCGGTGTATCTCATCGTGGCGGCGCTGTACTGCCTGGTGAACTACGCGATTTCCCGGGCGAGCCGGCGGCTGGGCCGGCCGGTGCATTGA
- the urtD gene encoding urea ABC transporter ATP-binding protein UrtD has protein sequence MTPVALQLDDIGVRFGGFKAVDGVSLTVQEGELRVLLGANGAGKTTLMDLVSGKTASTQGRIQLYGRDITHWPEYRVARAGIGRKFQIPSVFRELSVRDNLRVASCRERSILRNLRLRFGSAAETQIDEILALTGLEAEQHLQAAFLSHGQTQWLELGLLIAQKPQVLLLDEPTAGMTQAETLRTSQILKALRGRHTILVVEHDMAFVREIAERITVLHLGKVLAEGDVEAIERDPRVREAYLGSHGISTPC, from the coding sequence ATGACGCCCGTCGCACTGCAATTGGACGACATCGGCGTGCGCTTCGGCGGCTTCAAGGCCGTGGACGGCGTATCGCTCACCGTGCAGGAAGGCGAGCTGCGTGTCCTGCTGGGCGCCAATGGTGCCGGCAAGACGACGTTGATGGACCTCGTCTCCGGCAAGACGGCCAGCACCCAGGGCCGCATCCAGCTGTATGGCCGCGACATCACGCACTGGCCCGAGTACCGGGTGGCGCGTGCCGGCATCGGCCGCAAGTTCCAGATCCCCAGCGTGTTCCGGGAGCTGAGCGTGCGCGACAACCTGCGCGTGGCCAGCTGCCGCGAGCGCTCGATCCTGCGCAACCTGCGCTTGCGCTTCGGCAGTGCAGCGGAGACGCAGATCGACGAGATCCTGGCGCTGACCGGCCTGGAGGCCGAGCAGCACCTGCAGGCCGCGTTCCTGAGCCACGGGCAGACGCAGTGGCTGGAGCTGGGCCTCCTGATCGCGCAGAAGCCGCAGGTGCTGCTGCTCGACGAGCCCACGGCAGGCATGACGCAGGCCGAGACGCTGCGCACCTCGCAGATCCTCAAGGCCCTGCGCGGCCGCCACACCATCCTGGTGGTGGAGCACGACATGGCCTTCGTGCGCGAGATCGCCGAGCGCATCACCGTGCTGCACCTGGGCAAGGTGCTGGCCGAGGGCGACGTGGAGGCCATCGAACGCGATCCCCGGGTGCGCGAGGCGTACCTGGGCTCACACGGGATCAGCACACCATGCTAG
- a CDS encoding amino acid ABC transporter permease, whose translation MGEVTRLLADQGPAFWQALLLTWKLTALSFVPGVLLGMGVAMLRLFPLPPLRWVLTLYVETFRNIPSVALLIFIVFALPDLEFVIDYEPSVVLTLVLVCSAFTADYVRSGINTIPGGQVEAALSLGMRPARIIWSVVLPQALRSVVQPMTSLLIALMLSTSLASQVPFPGRELTTLVSKIATDSAAGMAAFAVAAAMYVATGLLIAWAGAALDRKLRILR comes from the coding sequence ATGGGCGAGGTAACCAGGCTCCTGGCCGACCAAGGGCCTGCCTTCTGGCAGGCCCTTTTGCTGACCTGGAAGCTCACCGCGCTGTCGTTCGTGCCGGGCGTGCTGCTGGGCATGGGGGTGGCGATGCTGCGGCTCTTTCCGCTGCCGCCGCTGCGCTGGGTGCTCACCCTCTACGTCGAGACCTTCCGCAACATCCCCAGCGTGGCGCTGCTGATCTTCATCGTGTTCGCGCTGCCCGATCTCGAATTCGTGATCGACTACGAGCCCAGCGTGGTGCTGACCCTGGTGCTGGTCTGCTCCGCATTCACGGCCGACTACGTGCGCTCGGGCATCAATACCATCCCCGGCGGCCAGGTCGAGGCCGCGCTCAGCTTAGGCATGCGGCCCGCGCGCATCATCTGGTCGGTGGTGCTGCCGCAGGCGCTGCGTTCGGTGGTGCAGCCGATGACCTCGCTGCTCATCGCGCTGATGCTGTCCACCTCGCTCGCGTCGCAGGTGCCGTTCCCGGGCCGGGAACTCACCACGCTCGTCTCCAAGATCGCGACCGACTCCGCGGCCGGCATGGCTGCCTTCGCCGTCGCGGCCGCGATGTACGTGGCCACCGGCCTGCTCATCGCGTGGGCGGGCGCGGCGCTGGACAGGAAGCTGCGGATCCTGCGATGA
- a CDS encoding type VI secretion system Vgr family protein: MTRRVTIQTPLGEQLQFRQLRGSEELSQLFSFDIDLLSEGRDIDPKALLGKTATVEIETEGGGKRYLDGLVTRFGMQGQDHRLYSYHLRLQPWLWVATRRQDFRIFQFKTVPQIVQEVLGRYGYPMQLKLTRAYRAWDYCVQYGESDFDFVSRLLEHEGAYYYFQHASGQHTLVIADDIVAGHEPLPGAAVIPFYPPEKSAVADRENIHAWTLGEEIKPGRYYNDDYDFKKPRSDLSNMRQQPPGHAHDAYEIYEWPGGYVQHGDGEQYARVRLQEGLTGHSTVRGESRHRSLATGYTFTLENYPRGDQNRQYLITGVTYHLHENPRSSSFNSAKPGESLKHNEEQGSFQKFSLTAQPTSLPYTPARKTPKPRTTGPQTAVVVGPAGEEIWTDEYGRIKVQFHWDRLGAMDENSSCWMRVATSWAGSGFGAISIPRIGQEVIVDFLNGDPDYPIVTGSVYNAANMPPWALPGNATQSGIKTKSSKGGAFGDGMKNGAGDANAIRFEDKKGAEQVWLHAQKDQLIEVENDEDHWVGQDRRKTIDRDETNTIHRDRTETVDRNEKITVHGWRTEEVDGDETITIHSNRKERVDHNETISIGDNRDETVGANEDIRIGNHRSKTVGQSEKDRIGTSWNIRVGTMKTETIGMTAMQNVGLAKMVNVGLAYSVNIGGVRNDIVGANWTRTVVGSDSVSVGSDRKASVSGADSLEVSGALTVKAKTITLEAGDEITLRCGSSTVRLTPALIEVLSSLDKLNC, from the coding sequence ATGACACGCCGCGTCACCATCCAGACGCCCCTGGGAGAGCAGCTGCAGTTCCGGCAGCTGCGGGGCAGCGAGGAGCTGAGCCAGCTTTTCTCCTTCGACATCGACCTGCTCTCGGAGGGGCGCGACATCGATCCCAAGGCGCTGCTGGGCAAGACGGCGACGGTGGAGATCGAGACCGAAGGCGGTGGCAAGCGGTACCTGGATGGCCTGGTCACGCGCTTCGGCATGCAGGGCCAGGACCACCGGCTCTATTCGTACCACCTGCGCCTGCAGCCCTGGCTCTGGGTGGCCACGCGGCGGCAGGATTTCCGCATCTTCCAGTTCAAGACCGTCCCGCAGATCGTCCAGGAGGTGCTGGGCCGCTACGGCTACCCGATGCAGCTCAAGCTCACGCGCGCCTACCGCGCCTGGGACTACTGCGTGCAGTACGGCGAGAGCGATTTCGACTTCGTCTCGCGGCTGCTCGAGCATGAAGGGGCGTACTACTACTTCCAGCACGCGAGCGGCCAGCACACCCTGGTGATCGCCGACGACATCGTGGCCGGCCACGAGCCCTTGCCGGGCGCGGCCGTGATCCCGTTCTACCCGCCCGAGAAGTCGGCCGTGGCGGACCGCGAGAACATCCACGCCTGGACGCTGGGCGAGGAGATCAAGCCGGGCCGGTACTACAACGACGACTACGATTTCAAGAAGCCGAGGTCGGATCTTTCCAACATGCGCCAGCAGCCCCCGGGGCATGCGCACGATGCGTACGAGATCTACGAATGGCCGGGCGGCTACGTGCAGCACGGCGACGGCGAGCAGTACGCCCGCGTGCGGCTGCAGGAAGGCCTGACGGGCCACAGCACCGTCCGGGGCGAATCCCGCCACCGGAGCCTCGCGACGGGCTACACCTTCACGCTGGAGAACTACCCGCGGGGCGACCAGAACCGCCAATACCTCATCACCGGCGTCACCTACCACCTGCACGAGAACCCGCGCAGTTCCTCGTTCAACAGTGCGAAGCCAGGGGAATCGCTCAAGCACAACGAAGAGCAGGGGTCGTTCCAGAAGTTCAGCCTCACGGCCCAGCCCACGAGCCTGCCGTACACCCCCGCCAGAAAAACCCCCAAGCCGCGTACCACCGGCCCGCAGACGGCCGTCGTGGTCGGCCCGGCCGGGGAAGAAATCTGGACGGACGAATACGGCCGCATCAAGGTGCAGTTCCACTGGGACCGGCTGGGGGCGATGGACGAGAACTCCAGCTGCTGGATGCGAGTGGCGACGAGCTGGGCAGGCTCGGGATTCGGCGCGATCTCCATCCCGCGCATCGGGCAGGAAGTGATCGTCGATTTCCTTAATGGCGACCCGGACTATCCCATCGTCACGGGCAGCGTCTACAACGCCGCGAACATGCCGCCCTGGGCCTTGCCGGGCAATGCCACGCAGTCGGGCATCAAGACCAAGTCGAGCAAGGGCGGGGCGTTCGGCGACGGGATGAAGAACGGCGCGGGCGATGCGAACGCGATCCGCTTCGAGGACAAGAAGGGCGCGGAGCAGGTGTGGCTGCACGCGCAGAAGGACCAGCTCATCGAGGTGGAGAACGACGAGGACCACTGGGTGGGGCAGGACCGGCGCAAGACCATCGACCGGGACGAGACGAACACCATCCACCGGGACCGTACGGAGACGGTGGACCGCAACGAGAAGATCACGGTGCATGGCTGGCGCACCGAGGAGGTCGATGGCGACGAGACCATCACCATCCACTCCAACCGCAAGGAGCGGGTGGACCACAACGAGACGATCTCCATCGGCGACAACCGCGACGAGACCGTGGGCGCCAACGAAGACATCCGCATCGGCAACCACCGCAGCAAGACCGTCGGGCAAAGCGAAAAAGACCGCATCGGCACCAGCTGGAACATCCGGGTGGGCACGATGAAGACCGAGACCATCGGGATGACGGCCATGCAGAACGTGGGCCTGGCCAAGATGGTGAACGTGGGGCTGGCCTACAGCGTCAACATCGGCGGCGTGCGCAACGACATCGTGGGCGCGAACTGGACCCGCACGGTCGTCGGCAGCGATTCGGTCAGCGTGGGTTCGGACCGCAAGGCGAGCGTGAGCGGCGCGGACAGCCTGGAGGTGTCGGGCGCGCTCACGGTGAAGGCCAAGACCATCACGCTGGAAGCGGGCGACGAGATCACGCTGCGCTGCGGATCGAGCACCGTGCGGCTCACGCCTGCGCTCATCGAAGTGCTGTCCTCGCTGGACAAGCTCAACTGCTAG